From one Thalassobaculum sp. OXR-137 genomic stretch:
- the mraZ gene encoding division/cell wall cluster transcriptional repressor MraZ: protein MAVFLSTFANRIDKKGRVSVPATFRAALEQERSGSVILYPSFKHPCLEGCGDERIEQIAESIDALDAFSEEAENLQTILADSVRLTIDGDGRIMLPKDLADFAGMGETAMFVGLGKSFQVWEPAAFEAHRNAARQRARDKGATLRIVKPQDGGGR, encoded by the coding sequence GTGGCGGTTTTTCTGTCCACATTCGCGAACAGGATCGACAAGAAGGGCCGGGTCTCGGTTCCTGCGACGTTTCGTGCCGCCCTCGAACAGGAGCGCTCCGGAAGCGTCATCCTGTATCCATCTTTCAAGCACCCCTGCCTCGAAGGCTGCGGGGACGAGAGGATCGAGCAGATCGCCGAATCCATCGACGCGCTCGACGCGTTCTCCGAGGAAGCCGAGAATCTTCAGACCATTCTGGCCGACAGCGTGCGCCTGACCATCGACGGCGACGGCCGCATCATGCTGCCCAAGGATCTGGCCGACTTCGCCGGCATGGGCGAGACCGCGATGTTCGTCGGCCTCGGCAAGAGCTTCCAGGTGTGGGAGCCGGCCGCGTTCGAGGCACACCGCAACGCCGCCCGCCAGCGTGCCCGCGACAAGGGTGCCACCCTGCGCATCGTGAAGCCGCAGGACGGAGGCGGGCGATGA
- the ftsL gene encoding cell division protein FtsL: MRRVTILWFLVSTCLGVALFLVKYEVQDREERLAALHREILANQEAVHVLEAEWSYLNRPANLEAMVRRHLDLVPLDTSRLGQIEQLPIRLPGLDGTDTMNVGISDPSAAGVATAALPAFAPPAPLPRPIAISAKVRR, translated from the coding sequence ATGCGTCGCGTAACGATCCTTTGGTTCCTCGTCTCCACCTGCCTCGGGGTTGCCCTCTTCCTGGTCAAGTACGAGGTGCAGGACCGCGAGGAGCGGCTCGCCGCCCTCCACCGCGAGATCCTGGCCAACCAGGAGGCGGTGCACGTGCTGGAGGCCGAGTGGTCCTATCTGAACCGCCCGGCCAACCTGGAGGCGATGGTCCGCCGCCACCTGGATCTGGTGCCGCTGGACACCAGCCGCCTGGGACAGATCGAGCAGCTTCCGATCCGCCTGCCCGGTCTCGACGGCACCGACACCATGAACGTGGGGATCAGCGACCCGTCCGCCGCCGGCGTGGCGACCGCCGCCCTGCCGGCCTTCGCGCCGCCGGCGCCGCTGCCGCGTCCGATCGCCATCTCCGCGAAGGTGCGGCGATGA
- a CDS encoding UDP-N-acetylmuramoyl-tripeptide--D-alanyl-D-alanine ligase yields the protein MTVLWTRDAAVEATQGKPIGPDWSATGVTIDSRKIAAGDLFVALPGERVDGHDYVAAALKAGAAAALVSRIPEGLDDAPLLVVEDVLAGLEDLARAARARSRARIVAVTGSVGKTGTKEMLAACLAVYGKTVASVGNLNNHIGAPLSLARLPQDCDFAVFELGMNHADEIRPLTRLVAPHATIITNVEPVHIEFFDGIDGIADAKAEILEGLQPGGVAVLNADNGSFERIRARARVLGVDRIATFGQGATCDVRGIAIEPGSDGTRVTAAVAGTDMTWTVGGIGEHWGFNSLGVVAVLHALKLDLAACLDRLATVSAMRGRGGQITLGTADGGSALLIDESYNASPPAVRAALSVFANTPASRRILVLGDMRELGATAPAAHAGLKDAVEAARPDAIYLCGDAMAHLRDALGRDRVTEWTETADALAAAVAANVKDGDVVLIKGSLAMGMKAIVSAVEAAGSPAPRLQAGGR from the coding sequence ATGACCGTGCTGTGGACCCGCGACGCCGCCGTCGAGGCGACCCAGGGCAAGCCGATCGGCCCGGACTGGTCGGCGACCGGCGTGACCATCGACAGCCGCAAGATCGCGGCCGGCGACCTGTTCGTCGCTCTGCCGGGCGAGCGGGTGGACGGCCATGACTACGTCGCCGCCGCCCTGAAGGCCGGTGCCGCCGCCGCCCTCGTCTCCCGGATCCCGGAAGGTCTGGACGACGCGCCGCTGCTGGTGGTCGAGGACGTGCTGGCTGGGCTGGAGGATCTGGCCCGCGCCGCCCGCGCCCGCTCCCGCGCCCGGATCGTCGCGGTGACCGGCAGCGTCGGCAAGACCGGCACGAAGGAAATGCTGGCCGCCTGCCTGGCGGTGTACGGCAAGACCGTGGCCAGCGTCGGCAACCTGAACAACCACATCGGCGCCCCGCTCTCCCTGGCCCGCCTGCCGCAGGACTGCGACTTCGCGGTCTTCGAGCTGGGCATGAACCACGCCGACGAGATCCGGCCGCTGACCCGGCTCGTGGCCCCCCACGCCACGATCATCACCAATGTCGAGCCGGTGCATATCGAGTTCTTCGACGGCATCGACGGCATCGCCGACGCCAAGGCGGAGATCCTCGAAGGGCTCCAACCCGGCGGCGTCGCGGTGCTGAACGCCGACAACGGCAGTTTCGAGCGCATCCGGGCACGGGCCCGCGTCCTCGGCGTCGACCGCATCGCCACCTTCGGCCAGGGCGCCACCTGCGACGTGCGCGGGATCGCCATCGAACCGGGCTCCGACGGCACCCGGGTGACCGCCGCCGTGGCCGGAACCGACATGACCTGGACCGTCGGCGGCATCGGTGAGCACTGGGGCTTCAACAGTCTCGGCGTGGTGGCCGTGCTGCACGCCCTGAAGCTCGACCTCGCCGCCTGCCTCGACCGGCTGGCGACCGTCTCCGCCATGCGCGGCCGCGGCGGCCAGATCACCCTCGGCACCGCCGATGGCGGCTCCGCCCTGCTGATCGACGAAAGCTACAACGCCAGCCCGCCCGCCGTACGCGCCGCCCTGTCCGTCTTCGCCAACACCCCGGCGAGCCGTCGGATCCTCGTGCTCGGCGACATGCGAGAACTGGGTGCCACCGCCCCCGCCGCCCATGCCGGGCTCAAGGACGCCGTCGAGGCGGCGCGGCCGGACGCGATCTACCTCTGCGGCGATGCCATGGCCCACCTGCGCGACGCGCTGGGCCGGGATCGCGTGACCGAATGGACCGAGACCGCCGACGCGCTGGCCGCAGCGGTCGCGGCCAATGTGAAGGATGGCGACGTGGTGCTCATCAAAGGATCCCTCGCCATGGGCATGAAGGCGATCGTCTCCGCCGTGGAAGCCGCCGGCTCCCCCGCCCCGCGCCTTCAGGCCGGGGGGCGCTGA
- the rsmH gene encoding 16S rRNA (cytosine(1402)-N(4))-methyltransferase RsmH: MTGPLHISVLLAEVVTALAPKAGECHLDGTFGVGGYTRAILDSAPCTVLAVDRDPDAIARARILAGEIDGTTGARLIPLHGRFSEMDLLAKGAGFPTVDGIALDLGVSSPQIDEAERGFSFRFDGPLDMRMERDGPTAADVVNEASEKELADIIFHLGEERYARRVAKAIVTARTTTPIRRTGELAELVRRVVPSAPDRNIDSATRTFQALRIHVNRELEELDQGLEAAERLLAPGGRLAIVSFHSLEDRRVKTFLRQRSGRTANPSRHTPDAIAGKRAEREPTFTLTSTRPIAPTDEEIARNPRARSARLRVGHRTDAPAWTGQEAA; encoded by the coding sequence ATGACCGGCCCCCTCCACATCTCCGTTCTGCTGGCCGAGGTCGTGACCGCCCTCGCTCCCAAGGCCGGCGAATGCCATCTCGACGGCACCTTCGGCGTCGGCGGCTACACCCGCGCCATTCTCGACAGCGCGCCCTGCACCGTTCTCGCCGTGGACCGCGACCCCGACGCGATCGCCCGCGCCCGGATCCTGGCGGGCGAGATCGACGGTACGACCGGCGCCCGGCTGATCCCCCTGCACGGCCGGTTCAGCGAGATGGATCTCCTGGCCAAGGGCGCCGGCTTCCCCACCGTCGACGGCATCGCTCTCGATCTCGGCGTCTCCTCCCCGCAGATCGACGAGGCCGAGCGCGGCTTCTCCTTCCGCTTCGACGGCCCGCTGGACATGCGCATGGAGCGCGACGGTCCGACGGCGGCCGACGTGGTCAACGAGGCGAGCGAGAAGGAACTGGCCGACATCATCTTCCATCTCGGCGAAGAGCGGTATGCCCGCCGCGTCGCCAAAGCGATCGTCACGGCACGGACGACGACGCCCATCCGGCGGACCGGCGAGCTTGCCGAGCTTGTCCGCCGGGTGGTGCCGTCCGCCCCGGATCGCAACATCGACTCCGCCACCCGCACCTTCCAGGCCCTGCGCATCCACGTGAACCGGGAACTGGAAGAGCTCGACCAGGGGCTGGAAGCCGCCGAGCGGTTGCTGGCGCCGGGCGGGCGGCTCGCCATCGTGAGCTTCCATTCGCTGGAGGACCGGCGGGTGAAGACCTTCCTGCGCCAGCGCTCCGGCCGCACCGCGAACCCCTCGCGCCACACCCCCGACGCCATCGCCGGCAAGCGCGCCGAGCGGGAGCCGACCTTCACCCTTACCAGCACCCGCCCGATCGCCCCGACGGACGAGGAGATCGCGCGCAACCCCCGTGCCCGCTCCGCCCGTCTTCGGGTCGGTCACCGCACGGATGCCCCGGCCTGGACCGGGCAGGAGGCAGCGTGA
- a CDS encoding penicillin-binding protein 2 — protein sequence MSEMSQIRAGKSVRLEGVAKQALEIGRNRLILAGCLLTLAFTAVGGRVIELSALRDHNEPTVPTAAADAALQTGRADIVDRNGLLVATSLRTPSLYADPTEVLDPARAARRLTTVLTDLAVPEVEAKLRANRRFVWLKRSLTPHEQYRVNALGIPGLHFMDEWKRIYPQSSLMAHVVGFTDIDDRGISGIERSFDEVLRGGREPLHLSVDLRIQHIVRQELAHQITSFEAIGGTGIVLDVRTGETVAMVSLPDFDPNMAADMSDDQRFNRATLGVYEMGSTFKIFNTAMALDAGTVTLRDGYDTSKPIKIARFTINDFHGENRWLSVAEIFKYSSNIGSVKMAMDVGTERQQDFMGRLGMLQPMSVELPERGYPLVPSPWRPINTMTISFGHGMSVSPMHLAAGVATVMNGGIKRPTTLLKTTGRVIGEQVMKQSTSEAMRKLMRLVVVDGTGRNADAPGYLVGGKTGTAEKAGGGRGYARKSLISSFVAAFPVNDPKYVVLIMVDEPKGQKFSHGYATGGWVAAPAVKRIVERAAPLLGVAPVDMDAPEIRRDLLVDLPDAGGKRLASF from the coding sequence ATGAGCGAGATGTCGCAGATCCGGGCCGGCAAGTCGGTTCGGCTGGAGGGCGTCGCCAAGCAGGCGCTCGAGATCGGCCGCAACCGGCTGATCCTGGCCGGCTGCCTGCTGACCCTGGCCTTCACCGCGGTCGGCGGCCGGGTGATCGAGCTGTCCGCCCTGCGCGACCACAACGAGCCGACGGTGCCGACCGCCGCCGCCGATGCCGCCCTGCAGACCGGCCGGGCCGACATCGTCGACCGCAACGGCCTGCTGGTGGCAACCTCCCTGCGCACCCCCTCGCTCTACGCCGACCCGACGGAGGTCCTGGACCCGGCCCGCGCCGCGCGCCGGCTGACCACCGTGCTGACCGACCTCGCCGTGCCGGAGGTCGAGGCCAAGCTGCGGGCCAACCGCCGATTCGTCTGGCTGAAGCGCAGCCTGACCCCGCACGAGCAGTACCGGGTCAACGCGCTCGGCATTCCGGGCCTGCATTTCATGGACGAGTGGAAGCGGATCTATCCGCAGAGCTCGCTGATGGCCCATGTGGTCGGCTTCACCGACATCGACGATCGCGGCATTTCCGGCATCGAGCGGTCGTTCGACGAGGTCCTGCGCGGCGGCCGCGAGCCGCTGCACCTGTCCGTCGACCTGCGGATCCAGCACATCGTGCGCCAGGAACTGGCCCACCAGATCACCAGCTTCGAGGCGATCGGCGGCACCGGCATCGTGCTCGACGTGCGCACCGGCGAGACCGTCGCCATGGTGTCGCTGCCCGATTTCGACCCGAACATGGCCGCCGACATGAGCGACGACCAGCGCTTCAACCGCGCGACGCTCGGCGTTTACGAGATGGGCTCAACCTTCAAGATCTTTAACACCGCCATGGCGCTCGACGCCGGCACCGTGACCCTGCGCGACGGCTACGACACCAGCAAGCCGATCAAGATCGCCCGCTTCACCATCAACGACTTCCATGGCGAGAACCGCTGGCTGTCGGTGGCGGAGATCTTCAAGTACTCCTCCAATATCGGCTCGGTGAAGATGGCGATGGATGTCGGCACCGAGCGGCAGCAGGACTTCATGGGCCGCCTGGGCATGCTGCAGCCGATGTCCGTCGAACTGCCGGAGCGCGGCTACCCGCTGGTCCCGTCGCCCTGGCGTCCGATCAACACCATGACGATCTCCTTCGGCCACGGCATGTCGGTCAGCCCGATGCACCTGGCGGCAGGCGTGGCGACGGTCATGAACGGCGGCATCAAGCGGCCGACAACCCTGCTGAAGACCACCGGCCGGGTGATCGGCGAGCAGGTGATGAAGCAGTCCACCTCGGAGGCCATGCGCAAGCTGATGCGTCTGGTGGTGGTCGACGGCACCGGCCGCAACGCCGACGCGCCGGGCTACCTGGTCGGCGGCAAGACGGGCACGGCGGAAAAGGCCGGCGGAGGCCGCGGCTATGCCCGCAAGTCGCTGATCTCCTCCTTCGTCGCCGCCTTCCCGGTGAACGATCCGAAATACGTCGTTCTGATCATGGTGGACGAGCCGAAGGGCCAGAAGTTCAGCCATGGCTACGCCACCGGCGGCTGGGTTGCCGCCCCCGCCGTCAAGCGCATCGTCGAACGGGCCGCCCCCCTCCTCGGTGTGGCGCCGGTGGACATGGATGCGCCCGAGATTCGCCGCGATCTGCTGGTCGATTTACCCGATGCTGGAGGTAAACGACTTGCGTCTTTCTGA
- a CDS encoding UDP-N-acetylmuramoyl-L-alanyl-D-glutamate--2,6-diaminopimelate ligase, translating into MRLSDLINAQSAAPNTTPAALVAGDPEIVGLTADSREVQPGYLFAALPGSRLDGRTYIAVAVAKGAAAVLTTPDVAECAVGLVRDADPRRRLARMAARFYSPQPETVVAVTGTNGKTSVAEFTRQIWNGAGYSAASIGTLGLTVDGETTGPSLTTPDPVRLHQVLHELAHVSVDHAALEASSHGLDQARLDGVEIAAAAFTNLTRDHLDYHGDMDAYRTAKLGLFDRVMAPGGTAVLNMDSPEFDKFREAAERRRHRVMSYGMRPGAELRLVERRALPTGQALEIAVGGRSHLVELGLIGDFQAWNVLAALGLTLGSGTPMELALEALPALTGVRGRMERVAVLDNGAAVYVDFAHTSDALETVLKAVRPHTNGELWCVFGCGGDRDPGKRPMMGAAVAKYADRPIVTDDNPRSENPALIRAATLAACRGGVEIGDRRTAIHETVARLGSGDVLVIAGKGHEQGQEIQGVKHPFDDATVAREAIAQISGAAGAGAA; encoded by the coding sequence TTGCGTCTTTCTGATCTCATCAACGCCCAGAGCGCAGCCCCGAACACCACCCCTGCGGCCCTGGTCGCCGGCGATCCGGAAATCGTCGGGCTGACCGCCGACAGCCGCGAGGTGCAGCCGGGCTACCTGTTCGCCGCCCTGCCGGGCTCCAGGCTCGACGGCCGCACCTATATCGCCGTTGCCGTGGCCAAGGGTGCCGCCGCCGTGCTGACCACCCCGGACGTCGCCGAGTGCGCGGTCGGGTTGGTGCGCGACGCCGATCCGCGCCGCCGCCTCGCCCGGATGGCCGCCCGATTCTACAGCCCGCAGCCCGAGACCGTGGTTGCGGTGACCGGCACCAACGGCAAGACGTCGGTGGCCGAGTTCACCCGCCAGATCTGGAACGGCGCCGGGTATTCCGCCGCCTCCATCGGCACCCTCGGCCTGACCGTGGACGGCGAGACCACCGGGCCGAGCCTGACCACGCCGGATCCGGTGCGCCTGCATCAGGTACTGCACGAGCTCGCCCATGTGAGCGTCGATCACGCAGCCCTGGAAGCCTCCAGCCACGGGCTGGATCAGGCCCGCCTGGACGGGGTCGAGATCGCCGCCGCCGCCTTCACCAACCTGACCCGCGACCATCTCGACTACCACGGCGACATGGACGCCTACCGCACCGCCAAGCTCGGCCTGTTCGACCGGGTCATGGCGCCGGGCGGGACGGCCGTGCTGAACATGGATTCCCCGGAATTCGACAAGTTCCGCGAGGCGGCCGAACGCCGCCGCCACCGGGTGATGAGCTACGGCATGCGGCCGGGCGCCGAGCTGCGCCTGGTCGAACGGCGCGCCCTGCCGACCGGCCAGGCGCTGGAGATCGCCGTCGGCGGCCGCTCGCATCTGGTGGAACTCGGACTGATCGGCGACTTCCAGGCCTGGAACGTGCTCGCCGCCCTGGGCCTGACCCTCGGCAGCGGAACGCCGATGGAACTAGCCCTGGAGGCGCTGCCGGCCCTGACCGGCGTGCGCGGCCGCATGGAGCGGGTCGCGGTGCTGGACAACGGGGCCGCGGTCTATGTCGATTTCGCCCATACCTCCGACGCGCTGGAAACGGTGCTGAAGGCGGTCCGGCCGCATACGAACGGCGAACTCTGGTGCGTGTTCGGCTGCGGCGGCGACCGCGATCCGGGCAAGCGTCCGATGATGGGGGCGGCGGTCGCGAAATACGCCGACCGACCGATCGTTACCGACGACAACCCGCGCTCCGAGAACCCGGCCCTGATCCGCGCCGCAACGCTCGCCGCCTGCAGGGGCGGCGTGGAGATCGGCGACCGCCGCACCGCGATCCACGAGACCGTCGCCCGGCTCGGATCGGGCGACGTGCTGGTGATCGCCGGCAAGGGCCACGAGCAGGGGCAGGAGATCCAGGGGGTCAAGCACCCCTTCGACGACGCCACCGTGGCGCGCGAGGCGATTGCCCAAATCTCTGGCGCCGCCGGGGCAGGTGCCGCATGA